The Candidatus Paceibacterota bacterium genome segment TTATGGATCTTGTTTCGGGCTCATATCTTGATTGGAAAATACTTTAAGCGATAGCCCCGCATTATTCGGTCATGGCCGATGCTTTTCCGGCTTTATGAAGAATATTGCATATCCCAAATAGTCCAAGACCACGTCCTGGACCCTGTTTGAAACAGTCTCCTCGAACAATTTCGGATATATTCCGCCGGATGTCAGGTATATTTCAAGGAATTCCCATCCGACAAAAACGAAAGTTGCCGCAAGGAAGGCATGTAGGGGTTTCTTTATTCTGAATCCTTTCGGCATCAGTGCCGCAAGCAGGACTCCGCCGATGAAGTGATTTACCGTATCGACATTCCTGAGAAACTCAACGTCAAAAAGATAGACATAGGTCGTGACCGCGGAAATCGCGATGAATGCAAAGATAAGCGTTCGTTTATTCATAATTTGATATTTAATATTATTATTCTATCAGCTATGGCGGTATTTATCAAAAAAAATGCGGATGAACCGCATTTGTTTTCTATGGCTGAGAGATATTGCATTCTCTGCAGTGATATTCTTTTGATCCGTCTTGGAACATGATCCCGGTTTCCTCCAGATCCTCTTGGCACTTGAAGCATTTCTTTTCTTCTTTCGTTTCCATATGTTTCACCTTTGCTATAATATAAACCGATTCGTTATATATTGTCAAAGGGACGCGCGGTGATTGACACCGAAAATAAATTTCGCTAGTCTGAGATTAGTGTTGTATAATAAGCATAGAAAAATACGCCATTTGTAAGGTCCGGAAAATGAAAGAATATCCGATCATAACGATCAGCATCATAAATTTCAATGACCATAAGTTCATTTTTAAGGCGATAGAATCCGCCGTGTCTTTGGATTATCCGAATCTGGATATCATCATCACGGACAACAATTCGACGGATGGGACGCGGGAGGAGATCGGAAACAGACTGATTGGCTGGAAGGAAGAGAGGAAGAAGATCGCTGAAAAGTATTTGCATATTAATGCGGTGAATGAAATACGATACATAAAGAACGACGGAAATTTCGGATTTGGCAGGCCGCACAACGAAGCGATCAGGCAGGCGAAAGGGGAATTCATTTTGCCTCTCAACTCGGATGCCATTTTGAGTCCCGATTATCTTTTGAACGCGCTCGGATCGTTTTCGGATGACCGGGTCGGAGCGGTGCAGGGTAAATTGTTGAGATACGATTTTGATAAGAATGAATTATACAAGAGCAAGAGCGATAAAAGCCTAAATGTCATAGATACGACAGGGCTCATGATGCTGAAGAACCGCCGGATCGTTTGCATCGGACAGGGCGAAGCCGACCAAGGACAATTTGAAGAAAAGAAAGAGATATTCGGCGTTGATGGCGCGGTCCCAGTCTATAGAATGAAGGCCTTAGAAGATGTGAAGATGACAATCTTAAGTCCAAAGTCCATAATGTCCAAAGTCCATAAAGTCGAAAATCCAGAATCGAATAATAAGCTACAAGCTACCTGCCTACCGCCTGCCTGCCGGCAAGGCAGAGACAGGCAGGCAAGCTACAAGCTGAGCGGTTATGAATTCTTCGACGAAGATTTCTTCATGTACAAGGAAGATGTGGACCTTTCCTGGAGGCTCAGGCTCTATGGCTGGAAGGCTGTTTATGATCCAAGAGCCGTGGCCTATCATGGACGGGGTTCCGGCGACAGCATGGCGACGAACTATATCAGCATCATAAGAGAAAGAAGAAAGATCAACGCGAGAGCGAAATTCCTTTCGTTCAAGCATCAAAGGCTGATGCAGATAAAGTGTGATATGCCGGGCCTGCTATTTACGAAGCATTTTCCTGACTTTATAATAAAAGAGATCGGAGCATGGGCCTATATGGCCATCTTTGAAAGATTTACTCTCCGGGTTCTGAAAGATCTTTATAGGGACGTTCCGAAATTCATAAAAAAGCGTAAAATGGTGATGAAGGGAAAAAGGTCCGGAGCGGCGGAGATGGAGAGATGGTTTATGCAAATTAAAAGTTAAAAAATAAAAATGAAAAATGACAAACAAAAAATAGATAATCAATTATATTCCATAGTTTTTCACTTTTCATTTTAAGTTTTTCATTTTAAATATGAAGCTATCAGTTATAGTAAACCACTATCGTACGCCGGAAATACTCAAGATATGCCTCGAGTCGATCGAAAAGAATTTGCTTGAAGCGAAATTCGACTGGGAGCTTATCGTGACGGACAGCGCGACGATCGAAAAAACCTCCGAGATGATGGAGGATTATTTTCCGAATGCAATTTTTATTCCGTCTCCGGAGAACATAGGCTTCGGAAGATCGATCAATATCGCGATCCAAAAGGCGAAGGGAGAATATCTTTTTATTATCAACGCCGACATGATAATCGAGGAAGAAAAGGCGATAGAGAAGCTGTTGGAATATATTGAGGCGAACAAAGATGTGGGAATGGTAGGGCCGAAGCTTCTCAACGTGAACAACACGATCCAGCAATCATGTTTCAGATTCTATACTCCCATAACCGTAATATGCAGAAGAACTTTTTTCGGGAGGCTGTCATTCGGGAAAAAGGTCCTGGACGAATTTCTTATGAAAGATGTTTTTTTGAAGGGGGATGTGTCCGAGCCAATGCCCGTAGATTGGCTCATGGGATCCGCAATGATGGTGAGAAAGTCGGACCTTGCGAAGGTCGGTGTCTTTGACGAGAGGTTCTTTATGTATTTCGAGGATGTTGACTGGTCGAGGCGTTTTTGGGAGAATGGGCTCAGGGTCATATATTTTCCCGGCGCGAAAATGTATCACTATCATTTCCAATCTAGCAAGAAAAAGTCATTATTTGATTCCATGTTCAATAAATATGCGAGGATACATATCGGCAGCGCATTCAAATATTTCACCAAGTACGGATTGAAGAATGTGAGATACGGGGAGTAGCACTGAAAAATTTCTAATTTCTAATTTTGTAATTTATAAATAATTTCCAATGTATCAATTTTTAAACAATTGTAAATTAATACATTTAAACATTAGAAATTAATAATTATAAAATTGTCATTTTTTCCGCTCAACATATGCCATATATTTAATACTTAATTCTAATCATCATGCAAAAAGTTAAAAAAGCGATCGTAGCTGTGGCCGGGTCCGGAACGCGCCTGCTACCTGCAACGAAGTCGATGCCCAAGGAGATGCTTCCGATAATCGACAAGCCGATCATTCAGCTGGTTGTTGAGGAATTGGTTGAGGCCGGGATCAAAGACATAATTCTGGTCACGAAATGGGACAAGAAGCCTCTTGAGGATCATTTTGACCGCAATCTCGAGCTTGAGCAAAATCTTGAGAAGACGGGAAAGACGGACAGATTGAAGGAAGTGATCAGGCTGTCGGAAATGGCGAATTTCATCTATGTCAGGCAAAAAGGACCGTATGGAAACGGCACTCCGGTCCTTTCCGCCGCAAGCATAGTCGAGGATGAGCCGTTTGTTTATGTGTGGGGTGACGATCTTGTGAAGTCGAAAGTGTCATTCACCAAACAGATGATCGAAGACTATGATAAGAGCGGCGCGTTGATGATCGGCGTGCAGGAAGTTCCAAAAGATCAGGTGGACCGCTATGGCATTGTGAAATTGAAGAAAGGAACAATGCAGATCGAAGATATCATAGAAAAACCGAGCATCGAACAGGCTCCGTCGTGCCTTGCGGATTTCGGGAGAATGATCCTGGATCAGAATGTCATCAACATCCTCCGAAAAACGGCTTTGGGAAAAGGGAATGAATTATGGATAGTGGACGCCATCAGGACATATATAAAGAACGGCGGAGAATTCTATGCCAAAAAGGTTGAGGGCGGGAAATGGCTTACAACCGGGGATCCGATGAACTATCTCAAGGCGATATTGGAATATGCCGTCGACCGGAAAGATATCAATGAGGAGCTGGTGAAATATTTTCAGGATCTTCAATAGATTTCCAATTGCGATAAGAAAAAAGTAACGATGTTTCGTTACTTTTTCAATTCAGCAATGCTTCACTGACCGGAATGATCCCGGCAAGGTATTGCGTATGGAAGCATCTTCCCGTCTCAAAATATATCGTCTTATGGTTCGCCCTGATCTCGGCCGGTTCGCCGATCTCGTTCCGCTTGTAGTAATAAAGCGAAACATATCCATCGGGGTCCTTCACCTGGAATATGATCGAGTTCTGATGCTCGAAATGCCTGATCACAGCTTCTCTCACTTCGTCTGCGCGGGGATGATCGAACTCGAATATCGCTTTTCCGATGGTGAAAATTTCTGAAATTTCGCATATGCTTGATCCCAATATCCTTTTTGTTTCAAGGAATTCTTTTTCGATCGCATCGCACTGCTCAGTGCTCAAGGGAACTGCCTTGAGAATGCCGTGTTTCGGGGCGATGACCATGGTTGATCCTTTGGTCGATGCTTGCCTGATCTTTCCGAATAGTTCGTATATTTTGGATTTATTTATCAATGTTCTTCCTCCTTTTTTATTCCGCTTTTGATCTTTCATTGCCAATGGGAATGAAAGATCATTCGGCATAACAAAAAAACAACCCCTGGCGGGCTGCGTGATCTTTTATTCAGTTCTCTATGGCTTATACAAAATCAACAACCCGTTTGAGGCATTTGGTGGTGAAATATTTTTTAGTTGTCGAATGCATTGCCATAATATGTATCGTAAGTTGCTGTAATAATTGTAGTTGATATAATGATTATGTCAAGAAAGGAAAGAGGAGGCTAGTATATAGTATCTGGGTAGTTGTAAAGCCGAAGGTCCATAAAGTCCATAATGTCTAAAGTCGAAGGAGGTGTGTAATATTGAGTATAATAAATACGGAATTGTTAGGATTCCCCTCTTGAGAGCCCGTCCCTGCCTACCGGCAGGCGCCTTGGGAGGAGGGCCAGGGGTGTGTGGACATCTGATTGACCTGTTGATGCAATTCCCCTCTTGAGAGGGGGTTGGGGGTGTGTTAATTCTCTATTGTCGAAATACTCTCCCCAAAAGCCTGTTTCAACTTGAATTATCCAATGTTTAAAAATTAGCTCATTAACTCACTCATTGGAAATTAGAAATTAGAAATTTTATCCCCGTTTCCCTCTTGAGAGCCCGTCCGCCTTGGGAGGAGGGTTAGGGGTGTGTGAGTTCGATATTGTTATATTGTTCTGTTGCCGAATTGATCCGGAGTTTGAATAAATATAGAAATTTATTATGAAGATAGCCATTTATGCTAATGAATTGAATAAGGAGAGCGAATCCGGCGTAAAAGTTTACACGCGGGAGATCATAAAAGCTCTTCTGAAACATGACTCAAGGAATACATATTATGCATATATGAAGTCCGGAAACCGAGGTCAGACCTCGGAAGTGGATAAGCTGGGGAAAGAGTGTGGTTTAGTGGTCAAAAAATCAGGATCCGGCATGCCGTTTTGGACATATGCGCAATTTCCGGGGGAACTTCGAAAAGATGCTCCGGATGTGCTTTTTATGCCCATACAAGCCGTACCATTTGTCGTGAAACCGAAGAATATGCGCCTCGTGGTAACGGTCCATGATGTCGCATATCTGCTGTTTCCCGAACATTTCACGCCAATAAAAAGGATTTTGCTTGATTTTCACACAAAAAGAGCGATAAGAATGGCTGATGCCATAATTGTTCCTTCTATGGCGACAAAGAACGATATAATAAAGCACTATGCCGCAAGTGCGGATAAAATAACCGTAATCTATCACGGCACCTTTAAATCGCGCGAATCTTCGCCGGTCGATGAAAATATCTCAAAGGTGGTCGAAAGCTATAGGCCATACATTCTTTTCATCGGATCCATCCAGCCCAGAAAGAATATTTCGGCGCTGATATATGCCTTTAACAAGATAAAGTCCGCAAGGCAATCAAGCCTGAAGCTTGTTATTTGCGGTCCGAAGGGATGGATGCACGAAAAGACATTCGAAACCGCAAAAACCAGTCCGTTCTCGGAAGATATAATATTCACCGGAAATGTAATAAAGGATCAGCTCAACTGTCTTTACGAAAGAGCGATGATATTTGCAATGCCGTCGCTGTATGAAGGATTCGGCCTGCCCGTGATCGAGGCGATGAGCTGTGGACTGCCATGCGTTGTGTCACGGAATTCATCGCTTGCCGAGATCGGAAAAGATGCGGCATTATTTTTTGATCCGTATGATGTATCGGATATCGCGAAAAAAATAGCGCTTTTTCTTGATGATGAAAAGCTTCGAGCGGAATATTCTCAAAAAAGCTTTGAGAGGGCGAAGTTTTTCAATTGGGAAAAAGCGGCAAAGATGCATCTTGACGTTTTTGAGGCAAGATAATCTGATCAGGCACGTCTGCAGAGAAGGGATCGTCCCTTCTTTTTTGTTATTGATTCCCTGGCGCTCAATTCCTACGGTGCATAAAAAATTAGTCAAAAGCCTTGACATATTCCAGGATGACTATAAAATGAACCAAAAGAACCGTAGTTTCTCATTATATGTAAAAGCGGATAGCAATAACAACTGAAAATATAGACCATCAGGCCGTTCTGGCGGGGTTTTTTAATTTTCGACTGTAGGAGGATTAATATTTAAATCAAAATTATGATGTATTACAAGAGGCGGGTTGAAGCAAGAAAGACTGTTCAGGCGGCTGTATTGGCTGTGTCGCTAATGTCTTTGGTATCAGGTGCGCATGTTTTCGGCCCATCGAAAGTAAGCCACGCAACTCAAGCGGCATGTCCGCTATCTTCTCAGGAGGGGCGCACCATCGTAAACTTGAACACGACCGATCACAGAATATACATCAGGTCGGATAAAACGGAGCCGGAAGCGAAACTCGGACCCGTAAGTGCATCAATTCCTGCGGGAAAATACAATGTGACGCTTGTTTCGTATGATGATCATTCAAATAAGCTTACTCAGACTCAAAATGACGAGAGATGGTTTCTTATGCTGAAAAACGGTTCCGGAAGCCTTATAGCCTCAACGAATGCGATAAGCGATCTTGCCGATGATGATGATTGGAAAACAGAACTTGTTAATGAAAACCTGGAGATCTCGGATGATGTTTCGGCGTTGACTGCGATGCATGCCGCATATTTTTCGACCGCAAGTCCGAACAGCATAGATCCGATCTGTGCAGCTTTTGACTATATCGCTCCCATCGAAACGCCAAAATGCACCCTTAGTATTTCAAAAGAAGTAGATAAGGCGGATGCCAAGCCGGGAGATATTCTCACCTATACGCTGAACTTTTCAAACACGGGAACGGCTGATTGCACCGGAGGCGGTGTGAGGGTGAATGATGTCGTGGATGGCAAGCTTTCATATGTCGGCGAAACGCACAGTACGAATATTGACGGGGGATACGGCTCGGGCGGAGTCTATGACGGTTCGACAAAAACATTGTCCTGGAACGCGCATACGCTGACGCCGGGGGAATCCGGATCGGCCACTTGGACAGCCGAGGTCAGTACGCCTGCAAATTGCGGAGATTATGACATTGCAAATACGGGCAATATAACCTCATGGGAATATTCTAATTTTCAGGATGTGGTCTATAGCAACGAAGTGCACACGGCCGTAAGCAATGCGTGTCCTGAGACGAGGTGTATTTTGAATATTTCAAAAGAAGTGGATAAGGCAAGCGCTGGAATAAACGATGTTTTGACCTACACCTTGAATTTCTCCAATACCGGGACGGCTGATTGCACCGGCGGCGGAGTGAAGGTCAGGGACGCGGTCAATGAGCGCCTCGATTTTATAGGTGAAACGCATAGCGATGATATATCTGCAGGATATAACGGGCTTGATCTGTATGACGAGTCCAGCCGGACATTGATCTGGAATGCCCACGATCTCGTTCCCGGAGAGTCCGGATCCGTGACTTGGACGGGAAAGGTGGCTGCGCCGGCGATTTGCGGCGATTTTGAGATCCCGAACAGGGCGGATATAACCGCATGGGAATATTCCGAGTTTAATGATCTCATATACAGCAATGAAGTGACGACCGGAGTGGAGAATGACTGCCCTCCTGAAACGGATACTCTTATCCATTTATTAAAAAGATCCTGCCCATCATGGTCGGTTCTCTCGGGTAATGGTTATGGCGAGATATATGATGATACGAACGGGCATTTCACTGAATTCATAAACTATTCTGCGACGGAACCTCATTTTCCGGGGATCTATGCTTCAAAGCCGGTCCTCCCGGATGAGATTCCGGCAAGCTGCAAGGCCGAGGCTGGATGGGATTTCAAGCTATCGACGGATCTGGATCAAACTCAAAATATTTCCACTGTCGGCCCGACCAATGCGGATGGTGAGATCGCGATACACTTGTCGGAGCTGAAGCCCGAGCAGCAAAGTTCGCTTACAAGCGGCGGTCCCTTGTGGGTCAGCGAGATTATGAAAGAATCGTATGATTTCGGTGCCCTGAGATGTTATAATGACGCCAGAAATGGAGATAATATCGAA includes the following:
- a CDS encoding glycosyltransferase family 2 protein, with amino-acid sequence MKEYPIITISIINFNDHKFIFKAIESAVSLDYPNLDIIITDNNSTDGTREEIGNRLIGWKEERKKIAEKYLHINAVNEIRYIKNDGNFGFGRPHNEAIRQAKGEFILPLNSDAILSPDYLLNALGSFSDDRVGAVQGKLLRYDFDKNELYKSKSDKSLNVIDTTGLMMLKNRRIVCIGQGEADQGQFEEKKEIFGVDGAVPVYRMKALEDVKMTILSPKSIMSKVHKVENPESNNKLQATCLPPACRQGRDRQASYKLSGYEFFDEDFFMYKEDVDLSWRLRLYGWKAVYDPRAVAYHGRGSGDSMATNYISIIRERRKINARAKFLSFKHQRLMQIKCDMPGLLFTKHFPDFIIKEIGAWAYMAIFERFTLRVLKDLYRDVPKFIKKRKMVMKGKRSGAAEMERWFMQIKS
- a CDS encoding glycosyltransferase family 2 protein, which translates into the protein MKLSVIVNHYRTPEILKICLESIEKNLLEAKFDWELIVTDSATIEKTSEMMEDYFPNAIFIPSPENIGFGRSINIAIQKAKGEYLFIINADMIIEEEKAIEKLLEYIEANKDVGMVGPKLLNVNNTIQQSCFRFYTPITVICRRTFFGRLSFGKKVLDEFLMKDVFLKGDVSEPMPVDWLMGSAMMVRKSDLAKVGVFDERFFMYFEDVDWSRRFWENGLRVIYFPGAKMYHYHFQSSKKKSLFDSMFNKYARIHIGSAFKYFTKYGLKNVRYGE
- a CDS encoding UTP--glucose-1-phosphate uridylyltransferase; this encodes MQKVKKAIVAVAGSGTRLLPATKSMPKEMLPIIDKPIIQLVVEELVEAGIKDIILVTKWDKKPLEDHFDRNLELEQNLEKTGKTDRLKEVIRLSEMANFIYVRQKGPYGNGTPVLSAASIVEDEPFVYVWGDDLVKSKVSFTKQMIEDYDKSGALMIGVQEVPKDQVDRYGIVKLKKGTMQIEDIIEKPSIEQAPSCLADFGRMILDQNVINILRKTALGKGNELWIVDAIRTYIKNGGEFYAKKVEGGKWLTTGDPMNYLKAILEYAVDRKDINEELVKYFQDLQ
- a CDS encoding glycosyltransferase family 1 protein, which produces MKIAIYANELNKESESGVKVYTREIIKALLKHDSRNTYYAYMKSGNRGQTSEVDKLGKECGLVVKKSGSGMPFWTYAQFPGELRKDAPDVLFMPIQAVPFVVKPKNMRLVVTVHDVAYLLFPEHFTPIKRILLDFHTKRAIRMADAIIVPSMATKNDIIKHYAASADKITVIYHGTFKSRESSPVDENISKVVESYRPYILFIGSIQPRKNISALIYAFNKIKSARQSSLKLVICGPKGWMHEKTFETAKTSPFSEDIIFTGNVIKDQLNCLYERAMIFAMPSLYEGFGLPVIEAMSCGLPCVVSRNSSLAEIGKDAALFFDPYDVSDIAKKIALFLDDEKLRAEYSQKSFERAKFFNWEKAAKMHLDVFEAR